A region of Burkholderiales bacterium JOSHI_001 DNA encodes the following proteins:
- a CDS encoding hypothetical protein (TIGRFAM: PEP-CTERM putative exosortase interaction domain): protein MKQATRTLLAAAMAGMLAAQAGLAQAQVAPIQIGYGNVYPTLTEQSLTTGRAAVDAPWYVSFDLLARSDVSAGALGLGAGSNGSFFQLSSMRIVTLDGANVAFGSDSFATNPFPHAIEALATAHDLAPGHYAIEVSGTGNRILCTPFCGDAADFEVRLQVLPGSQPPTAAPVGPPTLLANYGNVFPTLTQRDLTVGLSAGSGPWYVGFNLLAPATVNLGALGLGAGSNGSFFDLSAVRIVGMDGRHVAFGTDTFVGNPFRDPVEALVSVPVLEPGAYAVEFSGAGNRVLCTPFCGDAADLVLRLQVTTAVDEPAAALMLLGGLAGLAWRRRRGRART, encoded by the coding sequence ATGAAACAAGCCACACGGACGCTGTTGGCCGCAGCGATGGCAGGGATGCTGGCCGCCCAGGCCGGGCTGGCGCAGGCGCAGGTGGCGCCCATACAGATCGGCTACGGCAACGTCTACCCCACGCTCACCGAGCAGAGCCTGACGACGGGCCGCGCGGCGGTGGACGCCCCCTGGTACGTCAGCTTCGACCTGCTGGCCCGTTCCGACGTGAGCGCCGGCGCCCTGGGCCTGGGGGCCGGCAGCAATGGCAGCTTCTTCCAGCTGAGCTCGATGCGCATCGTCACCCTGGACGGCGCGAACGTGGCCTTCGGCTCCGACAGCTTCGCCACCAACCCCTTCCCGCACGCCATCGAGGCCCTGGCCACGGCCCATGACCTGGCCCCCGGGCACTATGCCATCGAGGTGTCGGGCACCGGCAACCGCATCCTGTGCACGCCCTTCTGCGGTGACGCGGCCGACTTCGAGGTTCGGCTGCAGGTGCTGCCGGGCAGCCAGCCACCGACGGCCGCACCGGTGGGCCCGCCCACCTTGCTGGCCAACTACGGCAATGTGTTTCCCACGCTCACGCAGCGCGATCTGACGGTGGGGCTCAGCGCCGGCAGCGGCCCCTGGTACGTGGGCTTCAACCTGCTGGCCCCGGCGACAGTGAATCTGGGCGCCTTGGGCCTGGGGGCTGGCAGCAATGGCAGCTTCTTCGACCTGAGCGCCGTGCGCATCGTCGGCATGGACGGCCGCCATGTCGCCTTCGGCACCGACACCTTCGTGGGCAACCCCTTCCGGGACCCGGTGGAAGCGCTGGTCAGCGTGCCGGTGCTGGAACCAGGCGCCTACGCCGTGGAATTCTCCGGCGCGGGCAACCGGGTGCTGTGCACGCCCTTCTGCGGCGATGCGGCCGACCTGGTGCTGCGCCTGCAGGTGACCACGGCCGTGGACGAACCCGCCGCGGCCCTGATGCTGCTGGGCGGCCTGGCGGGCCTGGCCTGGCGCCGCCGGCGCGGCCGGGCCAGGACCTGA
- a CDS encoding enoyl-CoA hydratase/carnithine racemase (PFAM: Enoyl-CoA hydratase/isomerase family) encodes MLSTNDPFVQRSADARGVVTLTLNRPQAFNALSEGMLTALQTELDALAKDESARVVVIAAAGKAFCAGHDLKEMRASPALGYYEGLFAQCAKLMLSIQRLPLPVIAKVQGIATAAGCQLVAQCDLAVAVKEARFAVSGVNLGLFCSTPSVALSRNLSRKAAFEMLVTGNFISAQQAQAEGLLNHVVDAAELDSAVDLLAASICAKPRVALALGKQLFYRQLETGIAAAYEDAGNTMACNMMDASALEGVQAFIDKRKPNWG; translated from the coding sequence ATGCTCAGCACCAACGACCCCTTTGTGCAACGCAGCGCCGACGCGCGTGGCGTGGTCACGCTCACCCTGAACCGTCCGCAGGCCTTCAACGCCCTGTCCGAGGGCATGCTCACCGCGCTGCAGACCGAACTGGACGCTCTGGCGAAGGACGAATCCGCGCGGGTGGTGGTGATCGCCGCCGCCGGCAAAGCCTTCTGCGCCGGCCACGACCTGAAGGAAATGCGCGCTTCGCCCGCACTGGGCTATTACGAGGGCCTGTTCGCCCAGTGCGCGAAGCTGATGCTGTCCATCCAGCGCCTGCCGCTGCCGGTGATCGCCAAGGTGCAGGGCATCGCCACCGCGGCCGGTTGCCAGCTGGTGGCGCAGTGCGACCTGGCGGTGGCGGTGAAGGAGGCGCGCTTTGCGGTCAGCGGCGTGAACCTGGGCCTGTTCTGCTCCACGCCCAGCGTGGCGCTGTCGCGCAACCTGTCGCGCAAGGCGGCGTTCGAGATGCTGGTCACCGGCAATTTCATCTCGGCCCAGCAGGCCCAGGCGGAAGGCCTGCTGAACCATGTGGTGGACGCGGCCGAGCTGGACAGCGCGGTGGACCTGCTGGCCGCCAGCATCTGCGCCAAGCCGCGCGTCGCCCTGGCGCTGGGCAAGCAGCTGTTCTACCGCCAGCTGGAAACCGGCATCGCCGCAGCCTACGAAGACGCCGGCAACACCATGGCCTGCAACATGATGGACGCCAGCGCCCTGGAAGGCGTGCAGGCCTTCATCGACAAGCGCAAGCCGAACTGGGGCTGA
- a CDS encoding glycine cleavage system H protein (PFAM: Glycine cleavage H-protein~TIGRFAM: glycine cleavage system H protein), translated as MTTMFTPDHEWINIEDHEAAVVGITLHAQDALGDVVFVDLPEVGRTYKKGEVAGVVESVKAAADIYMPVEGEVVEVNEALRENPALANTDPMGNGWFFKVHVTHMEQFDALMDPPAYDALLKKSS; from the coding sequence ATGACGACCATGTTCACCCCCGACCACGAGTGGATCAACATCGAAGACCACGAGGCCGCGGTGGTCGGCATCACCCTGCACGCGCAGGACGCGCTGGGGGACGTGGTCTTCGTCGACCTGCCCGAGGTGGGCCGCACCTACAAGAAGGGCGAAGTGGCGGGTGTTGTTGAATCGGTGAAAGCCGCGGCCGACATCTACATGCCGGTGGAAGGCGAGGTGGTGGAGGTGAACGAGGCCCTGCGCGAGAATCCCGCGCTGGCCAACACCGACCCCATGGGCAATGGCTGGTTCTTCAAGGTGCACGTCACCCACATGGAACAGTTCGACGCCCTGATGGACCCGCCGGCCTACGACGCGCTGCTGAAGAAGAGCAGCTGA
- a CDS encoding acyl-CoA synthetase (AMP-forming)/AMP-acid ligase II (PFAM: AMP-binding enzyme): MSIYDQNLSKTPANFVALSPVSFVERSAEVFPDRPAIIHGARRCNWKTLRDRSARLAAALKALGVGRGSTVSVMLPNTPEMVEAHYAVPALNAVLNTLNTRLDAALLAWQMNHCEAQVLITDREFAPLMKSALQLLKSEHGRELVVIDVCDSEYTGPGDRLGAHEYEALLAAHEPLARLDGAADEWDAIAVSYTSGTTGDPKGVVTHHRGAYLNAVCNAATWTMPHFPVYLWTLPMFHCNGWCFPWTVAMLGGTHVCLRRVEAAAILGAMREHKVDHYCAAPIVHSLIFNAPDEMRAGLSGEGRQQVRGMVAGAAPPASMIEGMARIGFDITHVYGLTEVYGPASVAVKHPHWSEQSLSEQTRLNGRQGVRYVLQEGMTVLDPETLADIPADGQTMGEIMFRGNIVMKGYLKNPNATHKAFEGGWFHTGDLAVMEADRYVKIKDRSKDVIISGGENISSIEVEDALYRHPAVLACAVVAKPDAKWGETPVAYVEIKAGAQVTAADLVAHCKTLLAGYKVPREIRFEEIPKTSTGKIQKFQLRERAKSSSAIE, from the coding sequence ATGAGCATCTACGACCAAAACCTGTCCAAGACCCCGGCCAACTTCGTGGCCTTGTCGCCCGTGAGCTTCGTGGAGCGCAGCGCCGAGGTCTTTCCCGATCGCCCGGCCATCATCCACGGCGCGCGGCGCTGCAACTGGAAGACCTTGCGTGACCGCTCGGCCCGCCTGGCCGCGGCGCTGAAGGCCTTGGGCGTGGGCCGCGGCAGCACGGTGAGCGTGATGCTGCCCAACACGCCGGAGATGGTGGAGGCGCACTACGCCGTGCCGGCGCTGAACGCGGTGCTGAACACCCTGAACACCCGTCTGGACGCGGCGCTGCTGGCCTGGCAGATGAACCACTGCGAAGCGCAGGTGCTGATCACCGACCGCGAGTTCGCGCCGCTGATGAAGAGCGCGCTGCAACTGCTGAAAAGCGAACACGGCCGCGAGCTGGTGGTGATCGACGTCTGCGACAGCGAATACACCGGCCCGGGCGACCGCCTGGGCGCCCACGAGTACGAAGCCCTGCTGGCCGCGCACGAACCCCTGGCGCGGCTGGACGGTGCGGCCGACGAGTGGGATGCCATCGCCGTCAGCTACACCAGCGGCACCACCGGCGACCCCAAGGGCGTGGTCACCCACCACCGCGGCGCCTACCTGAACGCCGTGTGCAACGCCGCCACCTGGACCATGCCGCATTTCCCGGTCTACCTGTGGACCTTGCCCATGTTCCATTGCAACGGCTGGTGTTTTCCCTGGACCGTGGCCATGCTGGGCGGCACGCACGTGTGCCTGCGCCGCGTGGAGGCTGCCGCCATCCTGGGCGCCATGCGTGAACACAAGGTGGACCACTACTGCGCCGCACCCATCGTGCACAGCCTGATCTTCAACGCGCCGGACGAGATGCGCGCGGGCCTGTCGGGTGAAGGTCGCCAGCAGGTGCGCGGCATGGTGGCCGGCGCGGCGCCGCCGGCGTCCATGATCGAGGGCATGGCCCGCATCGGCTTCGACATCACCCATGTCTATGGCCTGACCGAGGTCTACGGCCCGGCCTCGGTGGCGGTGAAGCACCCGCACTGGTCCGAACAGAGCCTGAGCGAACAAACCCGGCTGAACGGCCGCCAGGGCGTGCGCTACGTGCTGCAGGAAGGCATGACGGTGCTGGACCCCGAGACCTTGGCCGACATCCCGGCCGACGGGCAGACCATGGGCGAGATCATGTTCCGCGGCAACATCGTGATGAAGGGCTACCTGAAGAACCCGAACGCCACCCACAAGGCCTTCGAAGGCGGCTGGTTCCACACCGGCGACCTGGCGGTGATGGAAGCCGACCGCTACGTGAAGATCAAGGACCGCAGCAAGGACGTGATCATCAGCGGGGGCGAAAACATCAGCTCCATCGAGGTGGAAGACGCGCTGTACCGCCACCCCGCGGTGCTGGCCTGCGCGGTGGTGGCCAAGCCCGACGCCAAATGGGGCGAAACGCCGGTGGCCTATGTGGAAATCAAGGCGGGTGCGCAGGTCACTGCGGCCGACCTGGTGGCCCACTGCAAGACCCTGCTGGCCGGCTACAAGGTGCCGCGCGAGATCCGCTTCGAAGAAATTCCAAAGACATCCACCGGCAAGATCCAGAAGTTCCAGTTGCGCGAACGCGCCAAGTCATCCAGCGCCATCGAGTGA
- a CDS encoding glycine cleavage system T protein (PFAM: Glycine cleavage T-protein C-terminal barrel domain; Aminomethyltransferase folate-binding domain~TIGRFAM: glycine cleavage system T protein), which produces MTETLLNTPLHALHLELGAKMVPFAGYSMPVQYPGGIIAEHRQCREAAALFDVSHMGQIRLVGPAAAAALETLVPMDIVDLAVGKQRYALFTNPEGGILDDLMVTRRPGDLFLVVNAACKAADLQHLKGQIGNRCEVINLPDRALLALQGPKAAEALAKLNPVVSSLTFMTGQMVTLHGAECFVTRSGYTGEDGFEISVPEDRAEALARALLALPEVGPAGLGARDTLRLEAGLCLYGHDINTRSTPVEAALTWAIQKVRRPGGARAGGYPGAAIIEQQLAEGPGVKRVGLLGAERVPVREGATVFASAEGGSPIGRVTSGTLAPGVNQVIALATLAVNHGQVQQDVWAEVRGKRVAMRVVPLPFAPHRYHRG; this is translated from the coding sequence ATGACCGAGACCCTGCTCAACACGCCGCTGCACGCCCTGCACCTGGAACTGGGTGCCAAGATGGTGCCCTTTGCCGGCTACAGCATGCCGGTGCAGTACCCCGGCGGCATCATCGCCGAGCACCGCCAGTGCCGAGAGGCGGCGGCCCTGTTCGACGTGTCGCACATGGGCCAGATCCGCCTGGTGGGCCCGGCCGCCGCCGCCGCGCTGGAAACCCTGGTGCCCATGGACATCGTCGACCTGGCCGTCGGCAAGCAGCGCTACGCGCTGTTCACCAACCCGGAAGGCGGCATCCTGGACGACCTGATGGTGACGCGCCGCCCTGGCGACCTGTTCCTGGTGGTGAACGCGGCCTGCAAGGCGGCCGACCTGCAGCACCTGAAAGGCCAGATCGGCAACCGCTGCGAAGTGATCAACCTGCCCGACCGCGCCCTGCTGGCGCTGCAGGGCCCGAAGGCCGCCGAAGCCCTGGCCAAGCTGAACCCGGTGGTGAGCAGCCTGACCTTCATGACCGGGCAGATGGTCACGCTGCACGGCGCCGAGTGTTTCGTCACCCGCTCGGGCTACACGGGTGAGGACGGCTTCGAGATATCGGTGCCCGAAGACCGCGCCGAAGCCCTGGCCCGCGCCCTGCTGGCCTTGCCCGAGGTGGGCCCCGCAGGCCTGGGCGCGCGTGACACGCTGCGCCTGGAAGCCGGCCTGTGCCTGTACGGCCACGACATCAACACCCGCAGCACCCCGGTGGAAGCCGCCCTCACCTGGGCCATCCAGAAGGTGCGCCGGCCCGGCGGCGCGCGCGCAGGCGGCTACCCGGGCGCGGCCATCATCGAACAGCAGCTGGCCGAAGGCCCCGGCGTGAAACGCGTGGGCCTGCTCGGCGCCGAACGGGTGCCGGTGCGCGAAGGCGCCACCGTGTTTGCCAGCGCCGAGGGCGGCAGCCCCATCGGCCGCGTCACCAGCGGCACCCTGGCCCCAGGCGTGAACCAGGTCATCGCGCTGGCCACGCTGGCGGTGAACCATGGCCAGGTGCAGCAGGACGTGTGGGCCGAGGTGCGCGGCAAGCGGGTGGCGATGCGCGTGGTGCCCCTGCCCTTCGCGCCGCACCGCTACCACCGCGGCTAG
- a CDS encoding OAH/OAS sulfhydrylase (PFAM: Cys/Met metabolism PLP-dependent enzyme~TIGRFAM: OAH/OAS sulfhydrylase) — protein MAEERRFRPETLAIHAGQVPDAATGARALPIYQTTSFVFDSAEHAASLFNLQTFGNVYSRLSNPTVAALEERVAALEGGRAGVAAASGMAAEALALMTILQAGDHIVAAGALYGGTVTMLAVNLKKFGIETTFVDATKPDAFAAAIRPSTRAVFAESLGNPSLTVLDLAAVADVAHAHGLPLVVDNTVPSPFLCNPIEHGADVVVHSATKYLAGHGTTLGGVVVESGRFPWDNGKFPGMTEPSPGYHGVKFYETFGDFGFTMRCRMETLRVYGGALAPMSAWQILQGVETLPIRMERHCANALAVAQHLRTHPAVAWVNYPGLEDHPQHALMKRQMRGASGLLAFGVKGGMERGVKFIEGAQFMSHLVNIGDTRTLISHPASTTHRQLDEAQQRAAGVPPDMIRISVGLEHIDDILWDIDQALAKAG, from the coding sequence ATGGCTGAAGAACGCCGCTTCCGACCCGAAACCCTGGCCATCCACGCCGGCCAGGTGCCCGATGCCGCAACCGGCGCGCGTGCGCTGCCCATCTACCAGACCACCAGCTTCGTGTTCGACAGCGCCGAGCACGCCGCCAGCCTGTTCAACCTGCAGACCTTTGGCAATGTGTACTCGCGCCTGAGCAACCCCACCGTGGCGGCGCTGGAAGAACGCGTGGCGGCGCTGGAGGGCGGGCGCGCCGGGGTGGCTGCGGCCAGTGGCATGGCGGCCGAGGCCCTGGCGCTGATGACCATCCTGCAGGCTGGCGACCACATCGTGGCGGCCGGCGCGCTGTACGGCGGCACGGTGACGATGCTGGCGGTGAACCTGAAGAAGTTCGGCATCGAGACCACGTTTGTTGACGCCACGAAACCCGACGCCTTCGCCGCCGCCATCCGCCCCAGCACCCGTGCGGTGTTTGCCGAAAGCCTGGGCAACCCCAGCCTGACGGTGCTGGACCTCGCGGCAGTGGCCGACGTGGCACACGCCCACGGCCTGCCGCTGGTCGTTGACAACACCGTGCCCAGCCCCTTCCTGTGCAACCCCATTGAACACGGCGCCGACGTGGTGGTGCATTCGGCCACCAAGTACCTGGCCGGCCACGGCACCACCCTCGGCGGCGTGGTGGTGGAAAGTGGCCGCTTCCCATGGGACAACGGCAAGTTCCCCGGCATGACCGAACCCAGCCCCGGCTACCACGGGGTGAAGTTCTATGAAACCTTCGGCGACTTCGGTTTCACCATGCGCTGCCGCATGGAAACCCTGCGCGTTTACGGCGGCGCGCTGGCACCGATGAGCGCCTGGCAGATCCTGCAGGGGGTGGAGACCCTGCCCATCCGCATGGAACGCCACTGCGCCAACGCGCTGGCCGTGGCGCAGCACCTGCGCACGCACCCCGCGGTGGCCTGGGTCAACTACCCCGGCCTGGAAGACCACCCGCAGCATGCCTTGATGAAACGCCAGATGCGCGGGGCCTCCGGCCTGCTGGCCTTCGGTGTCAAGGGCGGCATGGAGCGCGGCGTGAAGTTCATCGAAGGGGCGCAGTTCATGAGCCATCTGGTCAACATCGGTGACACCCGCACACTGATCAGCCACCCCGCCAGCACCACCCACCGCCAGCTGGACGAAGCCCAGCAGCGCGCGGCCGGCGTGCCGCCGGACATGATCCGCATCTCGGTGGGCCTGGAGCACATCGACGACATCCTCTGGGACATCGACCAGGCGCTGGCCAAGGCGGGCTGA
- a CDS encoding TM2 domain-containing protein (PFAM: TM2 domain), which produces MGLALMFGAVAAAVLAVGDELANRTTLSAGLLAQWAPWLAGATLVGGLGLWLLALGCGAIRPRRDERRRASLKWQWLVLLSCLPLAVLFPLADRPLEGVDRDLADTAFSLTVLALLLWLLHLVRRVLRHETETADERMQADPRPPVLYLRSFQDDDQALLFDGGFRLVGSAMRLLAVATPEQELAWLLNEHGPVVAIGKPDEPLPELGAARLYVSHADWQRVVLDLMQGAALVVLRVGNSPGVAWELEQALRTVPRQRVLLAVLGSTQLPPEVALPLQQALGGRLPATLCDPPLRGWRRWAGYRGTVRIGALVGFDAAGLACVEPVRAVPNTPGGWARLLVLSVLRPNAAVLGEAWQRLRPHLPNLPPRQARPSRAMAVTLAFLLGHFGAHWFYLGWRRRAWWHVALFPVALFAAWWSAGRMLWMDEPEFQRRFGGGAPTRPTQRAA; this is translated from the coding sequence ATGGGCCTGGCGCTCATGTTCGGGGCGGTGGCAGCGGCGGTGCTCGCAGTGGGTGATGAACTGGCGAACCGGACCACCCTGAGCGCCGGCCTGCTGGCACAGTGGGCGCCCTGGCTGGCTGGTGCCACGCTGGTGGGCGGCCTGGGCCTGTGGCTGCTGGCCTTGGGTTGCGGGGCCATCCGGCCGCGGCGTGACGAACGTCGGCGCGCATCGCTGAAGTGGCAATGGCTGGTGCTGCTGAGCTGCCTGCCGCTGGCAGTGCTGTTTCCGCTGGCCGATCGGCCCCTGGAAGGCGTGGACCGCGACCTGGCCGACACGGCCTTTTCGCTGACCGTCCTCGCGCTGCTGCTGTGGCTGCTGCACCTGGTTCGCCGTGTGCTTCGCCACGAGACCGAAACCGCCGACGAGCGCATGCAGGCCGACCCGCGGCCCCCGGTGCTGTACCTGCGCTCCTTCCAGGACGACGACCAGGCCCTGCTGTTCGACGGCGGCTTTCGCCTTGTCGGCAGCGCGATGCGCCTGTTGGCCGTCGCCACGCCCGAACAGGAGCTGGCCTGGCTGCTGAACGAACACGGGCCGGTGGTGGCCATCGGCAAGCCGGATGAGCCGCTGCCCGAACTGGGTGCCGCGCGCCTGTACGTGTCGCACGCCGATTGGCAGCGCGTGGTGCTGGACCTGATGCAAGGCGCGGCCCTGGTGGTGCTGCGCGTGGGCAACTCGCCGGGCGTGGCCTGGGAACTCGAGCAGGCACTGCGCACCGTGCCGCGCCAGCGGGTGCTGCTGGCGGTGCTGGGCTCCACCCAGTTGCCGCCCGAAGTGGCGCTGCCGCTGCAGCAGGCACTGGGCGGCCGCCTGCCCGCCACCCTCTGCGACCCGCCCCTGCGCGGCTGGCGCCGCTGGGCCGGCTACCGGGGCACCGTGCGCATCGGTGCCCTGGTGGGTTTCGATGCCGCGGGCCTTGCCTGCGTGGAGCCGGTACGCGCTGTGCCCAACACACCGGGCGGCTGGGCCCGCTTGCTGGTGCTTTCGGTGTTACGACCCAATGCGGCGGTGCTGGGCGAAGCCTGGCAGCGGCTGCGGCCACACCTGCCCAATTTGCCGCCCCGCCAGGCCCGGCCTTCCCGCGCCATGGCGGTGACGCTGGCCTTCCTGCTCGGTCACTTCGGCGCCCATTGGTTCTACCTGGGCTGGCGCCGTCGGGCCTGGTGGCATGTGGCGCTGTTTCCGGTGGCCCTGTTCGCCGCCTGGTGGTCCGCCGGGCGCATGCTGTGGATGGATGAGCCAGAATTCCAGCGGCGCTTCGGCGGCGGCGCGCCAACCCGACCCACCCAGAGGGCTGCATGA
- a CDS encoding putative CoA-binding protein, which yields MHNDHAALRRILNGCRTLAVVGLSDQWHRPSFFAAKYMQEQGYRIVPVNPRCSEILGERCYARLEDIPHPVDLVDVFRRSEDVGPIADSAIAIGAKCLWQQLGVNNDAATERARAAGLDTVFNRCVKIEHARLFGGLHWAGVNTGVISATRRHG from the coding sequence ATGCACAACGACCACGCGGCGCTGCGCCGCATCCTGAACGGCTGCCGCACCCTGGCGGTGGTGGGGCTGTCGGACCAGTGGCACCGTCCCAGCTTTTTCGCCGCCAAGTACATGCAGGAACAGGGCTACCGCATCGTGCCGGTGAACCCGCGCTGCAGCGAAATCCTGGGCGAACGCTGCTATGCGCGGCTGGAAGACATTCCGCACCCGGTGGACCTGGTGGACGTGTTCCGCCGCAGCGAAGACGTGGGTCCCATCGCCGACAGCGCCATCGCCATCGGCGCCAAGTGCCTGTGGCAGCAACTGGGGGTGAACAACGACGCGGCCACCGAACGGGCCCGTGCGGCTGGGCTGGACACGGTGTTCAACCGCTGCGTGAAGATCGAGCATGCACGCCTGTTCGGCGGGCTGCATTGGGCCGGGGTGAACACCGGCGTCATATCCGCGACACGTCGCCATGGCTGA